In the Mytilus trossulus isolate FHL-02 chromosome 1, PNRI_Mtr1.1.1.hap1, whole genome shotgun sequence genome, one interval contains:
- the LOC134717301 gene encoding universal stress protein Slr1101-like: protein MASNKKRIIVIGIDNSEFAEKSFDWYADNIRKPDDEVILVHCPETYDFTMASPGVVKQLLEELEKTVKTLEDKYRAKAKAKNIDGKFRTGQGKPGELLIHIAKEENASMIITGSRGLGKIRRTILGSVSDYVIHHSHVPVLVCKA, encoded by the exons ATGGCTTCAAACAAAAAACGGATAATTGTGATTGGAATTGATAACAGTGAGTTTGCAgaaaaatcatttgatt ggTATGCAGACAATATCAGAAAACCAGATGATGAGGTCATTTTGGTGCATTGTCCTGAAACATACGACTTCACTATGGCAA GTCCAGGTGTTGTGAAACAGTTGTTAGAGGAACTGgaaaaaacagttaaaactcTTGAAGATAAATACAGAGCCAAAGCAAAAGCGAAAAAT attgaTGGAAAATTTAGGACTGGCCAAGGGAAACCTGGTGAACTACTTATACACATCGCAAAAGAGGAAAATGCCAGCATGATAATAACGGGATCACGTGGTTTGGGGAAGATCCGCCGTACAATTCTCGGAAGTGTTAGTGACTATGTCATTCATCATTCACATGTACCAGTGTTGGTATGTAAAGCCTGA
- the LOC134706813 gene encoding universal stress protein Slr1101-like: MAGTGKLVLISVDGSKYADYALEFYAKQIKAPGDKLTLLHIPQLYSMKDASPGIMQDLMKKMKAGADEMKARYVAKMAELGLQGDVQIGFGDPGEQICAFAAKTHAAIIIMGTRGLGAIRRTIMGSVSDYVLHHSHVPVLICHN; encoded by the exons ATGGCGGGAACAGGAAAACTAGTATTGATTTCTGTGGATGGAAGTAAATATGCGGATTATGCGCTTGAAT TTTATGCAAAGCAAATTAAAGCACCTGGTGATAAACTGACACTTCTACACATTCCACAATTGTACTCCATGAAGGACGCCA GTCCAGGTATTATGCAAGATCTTATGAAGAAGATGAAGGCCGGGGCAGATGAAATGAAGGCAAGATATGTTGCTAAAATGGCTGAACTAGGA TTGCAAGGAGATGTACAAATTGGATTTGGAGATCCAGGAGAACAAATTTGTGCATTTGCAGCTAAAACTCATGCTGCTATTATAATTATGGGAACCCGAGGACTTGGTGCTATTAGGCGGACAATTATGGGGAGTGTTAGTGACTATGTACTACACCACTCGCATGTGCCAGTTTTAATTTGTCacaattaa
- the LOC134717317 gene encoding universal stress protein in QAH/OAS sulfhydrylase 3'region-like, with protein sequence MAAERVVVVAVDGSIHSDNALKYYIDRVQIPGDKLLLVNVPEEYNFTDASPGVIHELLEKMKEKASEVEKTYTDRLKDISVDFQFRLVYGHPGEQIVKVAEEEKASLVMVGSRGHGWLRRTILGSVSNYVIHHTSIPVLLCKNMEPLESLNQD encoded by the exons ATGGCAGCAGAGAGAGTTGTTGTGGTTGCAGTAGATGGAAGCATCCATTCGGACAACGCACTTAAAT ATTACATTGATCGCGTGCAGATACCTGGTGATAAACTTCTGCTGGTGAATGTTCCAGAGGAGTATAACTTTACTGATGCCA GTCCAGGCGTTATACATGaattattagaaaaaatgaaagaaaaggcAAGTGAAGTAGAGAAGACATATACAGACAGACTCAAAGATATCAGT GTTGATTTCCAGTTTAGATTAGTATACGGACATCCAGGTGAACAAATAGTTAAAGTAGCCGAAGAAGAAAAGGCTTCACTAGTTATGGTAGGAAGTAGAGGTCATGGCTGGTTACGACGAACAATACTTGGTAGTGTTAGTAATTATGTTATTCATCATACCTCTATCCCTGTGCTTCTCTGTAAAAATATGGAACCATTGGAGTCATTAAATCAAGACTAA
- the LOC134685241 gene encoding uncharacterized protein LOC134685241 translates to MFKLASHHSKKISLSLIIVSLLSWKFLPNLNRSGQTLHQVTKTSGNIGYDNRNTLNQVLTRSGNTIGNTSGNSTHTLNHVLTSSGNTSGNSRHTLNQVLTSSGNTNGSSRQTLNQVLTSSGDKGYDSRPHMVMGILSVPQNYNFREASRNTWIKNMIKMNNDLPFRITYKFLLDEATKKTSEENNIHQDILFLNITDRGRAFKFGKKLYTWIKYIHQHFPDVLLGAKLDDDAYLCVPQIFERLNYVKSNHLYYGLKHGTGKKVSISVRIDEYFVVLGKTLITRISNKSYCPSTNCSDGMLIDTNNGGTSLGAWLAGYTDIDFQSDNGRMIQHFPWLNKKSIKSNLCEKKVVVHKISVDGMRKLQNYNENRTFASKVSSIGSVIGISLTGKVVNNTLASKVSNFGSVTGIDFTGKVVNNTFASKVSNIGSVTGINFTRKVVNNTFASKVSSIGSVTGISFSGKVVRTLPSTLKQNNMAVAYNDNFTHCDNWAVVTTIFPPTKAIRFISKLSDWCLVIVADVITPSQNNFVTNNTKGNKEKIKYLSVKEQQMLYPMLSSVIPFRHFGRKNIGYIYAIQHKAKAIWDFDDDNGGIVDLSDFKSAKYSTNCRKMDTNLFNPYPYFVKPHIRVWPRGFPLQNIKNKKTFPEICEIEKTIKIGVIQSLANGQADVDAIYRFTYDFPFHFTAERNIVLPKNKYAPFNAQATMWFPPAFMYMALPLSVNGRVSDIWRSYIADFFFHKTGLSVVFAKPYVNHQRTAHSIIADFNGESSLYEKSLQLVDLLSNSSFNNMKEAYESLYQRNYIDDKDLSFIIAWTKTFLYITQKNKE, encoded by the coding sequence ATGTTTAAACTTGCAAGTCATCATTCAAAGAAGATAAGTTTGTCCTTAATAATTGTCAGTCTTTTATCGTGGAAGTTTTTACCAAACTTAAACAGATCAGGACAAACACTTCATCAGGTTACAAAAACAAGTGGTAACATAGGATATGATAATCGAAACACACTAAACCAGGTTTTAACAAGAAGTGGTAACACAATTGGGAACACAAGTGGTAACAGTACACACACACTAAACCATGTTTTAACATCAAGTGGTAACACAAGTGGTAACAGTCGACACACACTAAACCAGGTTTTAACATCAAGTGGCAATACAAATGGTAGCAGTCGACAAACACTAAACCAGGTTTTAACATCAAGTGGTGACAAAGGATATGACAGTCGTCCTCACATGGTTATGGGAATCCTTAGTGTCccacaaaattacaattttagaGAAGCCTCGAGAAACACGTGGatcaaaaatatgattaaaatgaataatgacCTCCCGTTCCGAATAACGTATAAATTTCTACTTGATGAGGCAACCAAAAAAACATCAGAGgaaaacaatattcatcaagatatcttgtttttaaatataacggATAGAGGGCGAGCTTttaaatttggcaaaaaattGTACACGTGGattaaatatatacatcaaCATTTTCCAGATGTTTTACTTGGTGCAAAATTAGACGATGATGCGTATTTGTGTGTACCTCAGatatttgaaagattaaacTATGTAAAATCTAATCATTTGTATTACGGTTTGAAGCATGGAACTGGCAAGAAAGTTTCTATATCAGTAAGAATAGATgagtattttgttgttttgggaAAAACTCTTATTACAAGAATATCAAATAAGAGTTACTGTCCAAGTACAAACTGTTCGGATGGTATGCTGATCGATACAAACAATGGAGGTACGTCCCTTGGCGCATGGCTCGCCGGATATACAGACATAGACTTTCAAAGTGACAATGGAAGAATGATTCAACATTTTCCATGgctaaataaaaaatcaataaagtcAAATCTTTGCGAGAAAAAAGTAGTTGTTCATAAAATCTCCGTTGACGGAATGCGTAAgttacaaaattataatgaaaatagaACATTTGCTTCAAAAGTTTCTAGTATTGGTTCTGTAATCGGAATAAGTTTAACCGGGAAAGTTGTAAATAATACACTTGCCTCAAAAGTATCTAATTTTGGTTCTGTTACCGGAATAGATTTTACCGGAAAAGTGGTAAATAATACATTTGCTTCAAAAGTCTCTAATATTGGTTCTGTTACTGGAATAAATTTTACACGGAAAGTGGTAAATAATACATTTGCTTCAAAAGTTTCTAGTATTGGTTCTGTAACTGGGATAAGTTTCAGCGGGAAAGTGGTAAGAACTCTCCCCTCTACTTTAAAACAGAACAACATGGCTGTAGCATATAATGACAATTTTACACACTGTGATAATTGGGCTGTGGTTACAACAATATTTCCTCCGACAAAAGCCATTCGTTTCATTTCAAAGTTGTCCGATTGGTGTCTCGTTATTGTGGCTGATGTCATAACGCCATCACAAAATAACTTTGTAACAAATAACACCAAAGGAAATAAAgagaaaatcaaatatctttcTGTGAAAGAACAACAAATGCTATACCCTATGCTTTCATCTGTTATTCCCTTTAGACATTTTGGACGAaaaaatataggatatatatATGCTATTCAACATAAAGCCAAAGCCATATGGGATTTCGACGACGATAACGGAGGGATAGTAGACTTGAGTGATTTTAAATCtgcaaaatattcaacaaactGTAGAAAGATGGATACCAATCTTTTTAATCCATATCCGTATTTTGTTAAACCGCATATTCGTGTTTGGCCGAGAGGATTTCCATTGCAgaacataaaaaacaagaagACATTCCCAGAAATCTgtgaaatagaaaaaacaatcaaaattggTGTTATTCAGTCATTAGCTAATGGCCAAGCAGATGTTGACGCTATATATCGCTTCACATATGACTTCCCTTTCCATTTCACTGCTGAAAGAAACATTGTTTTACCAAAGAACAAATATGCACCTTTCAATGCTCAGGCAACGATGTGGTTTCCGCCAGCATTTATGTACATGGCATTGCCTTTAAGTGTAAATGGACGGGTAAGTGATATATGGAGAAGTTATATAGCAGACTTCTTTTTTCACAAGACTGGACTGTCTGTGGTGTTCGCCAAACCTTATGTTAACCACCAAAGAACTGCCCATTCAATTATTGCTGACTTCAATGGAGAGTCAAGTTTGTACGAAAAGAGCCTTCAGTTGGTCGACTTGCTATCAAACAGTAGTTTTAACAATATGAAAGAGGCATATGAAAGTCTGTACCAGAGGAATTATATTGATGATAAAGATTTAAGTTTCATTATTGCATGGACAAAAACATTTCTATATATCACacaaaagaataaagaataa